From one Salinibacterium hongtaonis genomic stretch:
- a CDS encoding glutamine synthetase family protein has product MRNVDERLVAEGGGGATAKPMLAKDRGGFIEQHDLWTEAQYAAAGQMRRVMDEVGIDMVQFLFVDQHGILRGKTLTRTAVPAALKSGVRAPSTLLLKDTSGKSVFPVFSTEALGGLSRFSGAGDVVLVPDPTTFRVLPWSDNTGLILCDLRFPDGSVVPYCTRSLLKRQLTALAEQRDLGLTVGPELEFHVFKADGGFSPDRVGAPGAPGEAPRTSATTAGSQLLHAESMDTLDDLVGELYRGLTLLDLPLRTIELEFGPSQLEITLEAGDAAKVADDVILARMAVRQIARRMGYHATFMSRPLGADTASTGWHLHQSMRNLVTGQNVFMSPDADGILSDTGRYYLGGLLAHAEAAAAFTTPTVNGYKRYQAFSLAPDRILWGIDNKGAMVRAVGGAGDDATRLENRSGEPAANPYLYILSQLVSGMDGLDRALEPGEPTENPYADDVTKLPKSLGAAVEALAADDVFRAALGDDVITWFTTIKQAEYDRYLAQVSDWEQREYFSLI; this is encoded by the coding sequence ATGCGTAACGTCGACGAGCGCCTCGTCGCAGAAGGCGGCGGTGGCGCGACAGCGAAGCCGATGCTCGCGAAGGACCGTGGCGGCTTCATCGAGCAGCACGATCTCTGGACCGAGGCTCAGTATGCCGCCGCGGGCCAGATGCGCAGGGTCATGGACGAGGTCGGCATCGACATGGTGCAGTTTCTCTTCGTTGACCAGCACGGCATCCTGCGCGGCAAGACCCTCACCCGAACGGCGGTCCCCGCCGCGCTCAAGTCGGGGGTGCGCGCGCCGTCGACCCTGCTGCTCAAGGACACATCGGGCAAGAGCGTTTTTCCCGTGTTCTCGACCGAGGCCCTCGGCGGGCTCTCGCGCTTTAGCGGCGCCGGCGACGTTGTGCTCGTTCCCGACCCCACGACGTTCCGCGTGCTGCCGTGGTCAGACAACACGGGTCTCATCCTCTGCGACCTGCGGTTCCCCGACGGCTCCGTAGTTCCCTACTGCACGCGCAGCCTGCTCAAGCGGCAGCTCACCGCGCTCGCCGAGCAGCGTGACCTCGGCCTCACGGTCGGTCCCGAGCTCGAATTCCACGTGTTCAAGGCCGACGGCGGGTTTTCTCCCGATCGTGTCGGTGCCCCTGGTGCGCCCGGCGAGGCCCCGCGCACGTCGGCAACGACGGCGGGCTCGCAGTTGCTGCACGCCGAGAGCATGGACACGCTCGACGACCTCGTCGGCGAGCTCTATCGTGGGCTGACCCTGCTCGACCTGCCGCTGCGCACGATCGAACTCGAGTTCGGACCGAGCCAGCTCGAGATCACCCTTGAGGCCGGTGACGCCGCCAAGGTTGCCGATGATGTCATCCTCGCGCGGATGGCGGTTCGGCAGATCGCCCGACGCATGGGCTACCACGCCACGTTTATGTCCCGCCCTCTCGGCGCAGACACGGCGTCGACGGGCTGGCACCTGCATCAGTCGATGCGCAACCTCGTCACGGGACAGAACGTCTTCATGTCGCCGGATGCCGACGGCATCCTCTCCGACACCGGGCGCTATTACCTGGGCGGGCTTCTTGCGCACGCCGAGGCCGCGGCTGCGTTCACGACGCCAACCGTCAATGGCTACAAGCGATACCAAGCCTTCTCGCTCGCGCCCGACCGCATCCTGTGGGGCATCGATAACAAGGGCGCCATGGTGCGTGCGGTGGGCGGAGCTGGCGATGATGCGACGCGGCTCGAGAACCGCTCTGGCGAGCCAGCGGCAAACCCCTACCTCTACATCCTGTCGCAGCTCGTCAGCGGCATGGACGGCCTCGACCGGGCTCTCGAGCCAGGCGAGCCGACGGAGAACCCGTATGCCGATGACGTGACCAAGCTGCCCAAGTCGCTCGGGGCGGCCGTTGAGGCTCTCGCGGCGGATGACGTGTTTAGGGCAGCACTGGGTGACGACGTGATCACGTGGTTCACGACGATCAAACAGGCCGAGTACGACCGCTATCTCGCACAGGTCAGTGACTGGGAACAGCGCGAGTACTTCTCCCTGATCTAA
- a CDS encoding cyclase family protein produces the protein MSALDINIKVTPEMLHWGRRPTFEMVEEIKNGYPSDVSRWLIGAHTGTHVDAPSHFVEGGTTVDEIALDNVVGPARVLDLRHVEEEITPADLQQAGIGDAKRVLFKTRNSTDALTRAEKSPTWVGLGPEAAQWLADNGVLFAANDYMTIEAPANTEKWPTHVILCGAGIVILENANLADVEPGDYMMVCQPVPFEGREAAPAPTVLLPLAY, from the coding sequence ATGAGCGCGCTCGACATCAACATCAAAGTGACCCCGGAAATGCTTCACTGGGGTCGCCGCCCCACCTTCGAGATGGTCGAGGAGATCAAAAACGGCTACCCGTCCGACGTCTCGCGCTGGCTCATCGGCGCCCACACCGGCACGCACGTTGATGCGCCCTCTCACTTCGTCGAAGGCGGAACGACCGTCGACGAGATCGCTCTCGACAACGTCGTCGGCCCCGCCCGCGTGCTCGACCTGCGCCACGTCGAAGAAGAGATCACCCCCGCCGACCTGCAGCAGGCTGGCATCGGTGACGCCAAGCGCGTTCTCTTCAAGACCCGCAACTCCACGGATGCGCTCACGCGCGCTGAGAAATCGCCGACCTGGGTGGGCCTCGGCCCCGAGGCTGCTCAGTGGCTCGCCGACAACGGCGTGCTGTTCGCCGCCAACGACTACATGACCATCGAGGCACCGGCCAACACCGAGAAGTGGCCGACCCACGTCATCCTCTGTGGCGCAGGAATCGTCATCCTCGAAAACGCGAACCTCGCGGATGTCGAGCCCGGCGACTACATGATGGTCTGCCAGCCCGTTCCCTTCGAGGGGCGCGAGGCCGCACCGGCTCCGACCGTTCTGCTGCCGCTGGCCTACTAG
- a CDS encoding phosphotriesterase family protein yields MPIHTALGPIEPHELGATSMHEHVLSDLSLWSKPRVEEPPAGVPMGPGLRSYLAWNALSLPENLILDDIDVAVEELSTVAAAGGSAIVELTLDGMGARVSELPEISRRSGVHVIIGAGFYVEETYPERVAGLSVDELTEVLLTQLRDGRDGVIPAILGEIGTSWPITDAEWRMVRAAGRAGAETGTTVYMHQSFRGPGGIDVLNVLLEEGMPADRIIIGHLDEYFDKGYHREIAQSGAILGYDTFGTDFHYGSTALRCPTDAERLDMVEWLAGEGHAKQLIIAADVWSQGNLRRNGGNGYDHLFRRIGPAITRIAGDNGELISTIMIDNPRRLLNRP; encoded by the coding sequence ATGCCAATCCACACCGCCCTTGGCCCCATCGAGCCGCACGAACTTGGCGCGACCTCGATGCACGAGCACGTGCTGAGCGACCTCTCCCTCTGGAGCAAGCCGCGGGTGGAGGAGCCTCCGGCCGGCGTGCCCATGGGGCCTGGCTTGCGCAGCTACCTCGCCTGGAACGCTCTCTCCCTGCCCGAGAACCTCATCCTCGATGACATCGATGTTGCCGTCGAAGAGCTGTCGACCGTCGCCGCGGCCGGAGGCTCTGCGATCGTCGAGCTGACCCTGGACGGCATGGGCGCCCGCGTCTCAGAGCTGCCCGAGATCTCGCGTCGCTCCGGCGTCCATGTCATCATCGGCGCCGGGTTCTATGTCGAGGAGACCTACCCCGAGCGGGTAGCGGGGCTCAGCGTCGACGAGCTCACCGAAGTACTTCTGACTCAGCTGCGCGACGGACGCGACGGCGTCATCCCAGCGATCCTCGGCGAGATCGGAACAAGCTGGCCCATCACCGACGCCGAATGGCGGATGGTGCGCGCGGCCGGCCGTGCGGGTGCCGAAACAGGAACGACCGTCTACATGCATCAGTCGTTCCGCGGGCCGGGCGGCATTGATGTTCTGAACGTCCTCCTCGAAGAGGGGATGCCCGCCGACCGCATCATCATCGGTCACCTCGACGAGTACTTCGACAAGGGCTACCACCGCGAGATCGCCCAGTCGGGAGCGATCCTCGGCTACGACACCTTCGGAACCGACTTCCACTACGGCTCGACGGCGCTGCGGTGCCCGACCGACGCCGAGCGTCTTGACATGGTGGAGTGGCTCGCGGGGGAGGGTCACGCGAAGCAGCTCATCATCGCCGCCGACGTGTGGTCGCAGGGCAACCTGCGCCGCAACGGCGGCAACGGCTACGACCACCTCTTTCGCCGCATCGGCCCCGCCATCACGCGCATCGCGGGCGACAACGGCGAGCTCATCTCCACGATCATGATCGACAATCCGCGTCGCCTTTTGAACCGCCCCTAG
- a CDS encoding GMC family oxidoreductase, whose product MSTALPAQVDVIVVGGGTSGNVVAARLAEAGRNVLVLEAGPDFGPFGDPRWPADILDATRLGHSNDWGYDSGDTLDVRVSFERARAIGGCSDFNGTTQTWGHRRDYDSWAEAGLEGWATDDLLPFFEAGTKAMRVKDYRVDELTSWQRVWFDAAPAVGIPQRHNLNDLDEGPAVAPESNNIVDGIRFNTAFAYLDPVRSLPNISIVGEAHVARVLVDRGVATGVEVLWRGESHIVRAQRVVVAGGAFNSPQVLQRSGIGNPDFVRSLDIPVVQPLRGVGENLHDQPFSLMSWAGSDRMTSEMDALRAEGWAPDEQAMGKAASSFDPDVFDLHFLPYSPTHRGDVKRWSCGVSALQPVSRGYVRITSRDPEAKPVIDHRFLSDPERRDARVLAEGMEILREMASQPGIRELVGEEIHPGISAVPTFDELVHFVERNPDNYWHPVGTCPMGSADDEKSVVDARGSVHGIEGLTVADCSIMPMIPRATTAMPAVVVGERIASFLVQN is encoded by the coding sequence GTGAGCACAGCACTGCCCGCTCAAGTAGACGTCATCGTCGTCGGGGGTGGCACGAGCGGAAACGTTGTAGCCGCTCGGCTCGCCGAGGCAGGCCGGAACGTTCTCGTGCTCGAGGCCGGGCCCGATTTTGGGCCGTTTGGTGACCCGCGCTGGCCCGCCGACATCCTCGACGCGACCAGGCTGGGGCATTCCAACGACTGGGGTTACGACTCGGGCGACACCCTCGATGTGCGGGTGTCGTTCGAGCGGGCGCGCGCGATCGGCGGGTGCTCGGACTTCAACGGAACGACGCAGACGTGGGGTCACCGCAGAGACTACGACTCATGGGCAGAAGCAGGTCTCGAAGGGTGGGCGACGGATGATTTGCTCCCGTTCTTCGAGGCGGGCACGAAGGCCATGCGCGTCAAGGACTACCGCGTAGACGAATTGACGTCGTGGCAGCGGGTGTGGTTCGACGCGGCTCCCGCCGTGGGGATTCCCCAGCGCCACAACCTCAACGATCTCGACGAGGGGCCAGCCGTGGCTCCCGAATCCAACAACATCGTGGACGGCATCCGCTTCAACACGGCGTTCGCCTATCTCGACCCGGTGCGATCGTTGCCGAACATCAGCATCGTGGGCGAGGCACACGTCGCCCGCGTGCTCGTTGACCGGGGAGTCGCGACGGGAGTCGAGGTGCTCTGGCGCGGAGAGAGCCACATCGTGCGGGCGCAGCGCGTTGTTGTCGCCGGCGGCGCTTTCAACTCGCCCCAGGTGCTTCAGCGCTCAGGCATCGGCAACCCGGACTTTGTGCGGTCGCTCGACATCCCTGTTGTCCAGCCGCTTCGCGGCGTCGGCGAAAACCTGCACGACCAGCCGTTCTCCCTCATGAGCTGGGCGGGCAGCGACCGCATGACCAGCGAGATGGATGCCCTGCGTGCCGAGGGCTGGGCGCCCGACGAGCAGGCGATGGGCAAGGCGGCGTCGAGCTTCGACCCCGACGTCTTCGACCTGCACTTCTTGCCCTACAGCCCGACGCACCGCGGCGACGTCAAGCGGTGGAGCTGCGGCGTGAGCGCACTCCAGCCCGTGTCGCGCGGCTATGTGCGCATCACGAGCCGAGACCCCGAGGCTAAGCCCGTCATCGACCATCGCTTCTTGAGCGATCCGGAACGTCGGGATGCTCGTGTGCTGGCGGAGGGTATGGAGATTCTGCGGGAGATGGCATCGCAGCCGGGCATCCGCGAGCTGGTGGGGGAGGAGATCCACCCCGGCATCAGCGCGGTCCCCACGTTTGACGAGCTCGTTCACTTCGTTGAGCGGAACCCCGACAACTATTGGCACCCGGTCGGCACCTGCCCCATGGGATCGGCCGACGACGAGAAGTCCGTAGTGGATGCGCGGGGCTCCGTTCATGGCATCGAAGGACTCACGGTCGCCGACTGCTCGATCATGCCCATGATTCCCCGCGCGACCACGGCCATGCCTGCCGTAGTCGTTGGCGAGCGCATCGCCTCGTTCCTCGTCCAGAACTAA
- a CDS encoding cysteine hydrolase family protein produces MSAPSSAPISVTGNAVLVVVDIQGGSGDPAQPESGIPLMGGKEGRAPKVKNLIARCRQAGVPVVFIQEVHKPSLVDIGRELDGAEGPHCVEGEDGTALADWIDPQPNEFVIRKRRYSAFFGTELEIVLKAYKAETLFLVGGLTDVCIHYTAVDAHQHDYFVRVLTDCVGGSSERAHQASLEAIEYLQRDALVTSDGVLEWLNTVG; encoded by the coding sequence ATGAGTGCACCAAGCAGCGCCCCCATCAGTGTCACGGGCAACGCCGTTCTTGTTGTTGTCGACATCCAGGGAGGGTCTGGGGACCCTGCGCAGCCAGAGTCGGGCATCCCGCTCATGGGTGGCAAGGAGGGTCGTGCGCCCAAGGTCAAGAACCTCATCGCGCGCTGCCGCCAGGCCGGCGTGCCGGTGGTGTTCATCCAGGAGGTGCACAAGCCGAGCCTCGTCGACATTGGTCGCGAGCTCGACGGTGCCGAAGGCCCCCACTGCGTCGAGGGAGAGGATGGCACGGCGCTCGCCGACTGGATCGACCCACAGCCCAACGAGTTTGTGATTCGCAAGCGCCGATACTCGGCGTTCTTCGGCACAGAACTCGAGATCGTGCTCAAGGCGTATAAGGCCGAGACCCTATTTCTTGTCGGCGGGCTCACGGATGTGTGCATTCATTACACGGCGGTCGACGCACACCAGCACGACTACTTCGTTCGTGTGCTCACGGACTGCGTCGGCGGGTCGAGCGAGCGTGCGCATCAGGCATCACTCGAGGCGATCGAGTACCTGCAGCGCGATGCGCTCGTCACGAGCGATGGTGTGCTCGAGTGGCTCAACACCGTCGGGTAG